One part of the Hydra vulgaris chromosome 01, alternate assembly HydraT2T_AEP genome encodes these proteins:
- the LOC105846567 gene encoding uncharacterized protein LOC105846567 isoform X5 encodes MTMQNNNSPRKRGRPNRSQNNVEPSRLLLQLLPRTSSFNMPCLPDEENPERKKKVFKRKGSQKVISLKAKNRESHNADEKRRKEKLNKLIVKLKDLLGLDGKKSKVAILEKAVEFVSKEKKEAKNYDMEYVNQKIKSLESIIVSLIDLLSCNSVSLPSNIQVIKTSSKSDVTSESTASAIKDVVHIVMDSNISSSQFLRDSIIENTAFPSKLSKENLSNSSENSLINFSFHNEIMLPGTNITPTAIKTLKIPSNKSTDSISNNPPEIQKPHYHVNLNNGLGLLNINPKMSITQITIDQKHSHQQFSYELNNQCDNIIKESINENLTSKSNESENINLPVDDSLKKQTLASSLPQSETLTSEKPTRNENSKTDTLQNRDVENPVFLNHGKVLVQLLNGNLSNDDSFRNTFPVKTFGIDNLISNTNVSKNTLLKSHNKHENQELSCSGHTVEALLDSSTKNRKLEENSVHFNKDTTMAITSLSSSITERVIYTESLPGLLPQATVSTILTTSHSLFDNNLAECVDKQSNTLKRWTNVVSNAQNSNMLIASFPLLKKTVKFKTKKQSLKQKKIKNGSSETISTKASKNDSNVSLITCTPRLHHELADNSKNKIGSDTSINVTTSSCIVTSSTCLSSVVSSIDKTLENVNTVLTLKNAKCVPNLKNLVSATEVFNQPLLRTMKDRTIRNKWLERDKTYIDVASIDSSFEQQASPVISFPYVGCRKRNIDILSPTTQPFQKRTFSKPSSENRTKVASRARSFSVESLSKSAIQTYNDKQLNLPLLPVVSSYSSNCPSNVQKLKHQPDIPIVTPLPTILNIFAPAQVPVSSMQQGNLSNFSAENHVTDGCGLINESMEENSFNPTMFMAGNQQMFTNYSTSNLINSDQSSFPYAIDNLISQNTTPMPIWSAPWISQDYNCDFFNPIFSHMHNNFNRRNTTECSPIKSIISILQSTSNQPNQNIQFNQISAPDFPHTQNSMMQNYTLPDSLTDEQVNFSNNFNTHSRHTEAQSQNGNNLQLESMQNSCELRNNRINNSLATNENSQLNSDLYNTPPVFPFSQWQDFQTKNKIQ; translated from the exons ATGACAATGCAAAATAACAACTCTCCAAGAAAACGTGGGCGTCCAAACCGATCTCAAAATAATGTTGAACCCTCTCGCTTGTTGTTGCAATTACTTCCAAGAACATcaa gtTTTAACATGCCATGTCTTCCAGATGAAGAAAACccagagagaaaaaaaaaa GTTTTCAAACGGAAAGGAAGTCAAAAAGttataag TTTGAAGGCAAAGAATCGAGAGAGCCACAATGCTG ATGAAAAACGGcgaaaagaaaagttaaataaactaattgtaaaattaaaagaccTACTTGGTTTGGATGGTAAGAAG agcaAGGTAGCTATTCTTGAAAAAGCTGTAGAATTTGTAtcaaaagagaaaaaagaagcaaaaaact aTGACATGGAATATGTTAACCAAAAAATAAAGAGTTTGGAATCAATAATAGTCagtttaattgatttattatctTGCAACTCTGTCTCGTTGCCCAGCAACAttcaagttattaaaacttcttCAAAGTCTGATGTTACTTCTGAATCTACTGCATCAGCAATCAAAGATGTTGTTCATATTGTAATGGACAGTAACATTTcaagttcacaatttttaagAGATTCTATTATTGAAAATACAGCTTTTCCAAGTAAgctttcaaaagaaaatttatcaaacagttctgaaaacagtttaataaatttttcatttcataATGAAATTATGTTGCCCGGCACCAATATTACTCCAACtgcaataaaaacattgaaaattcCATCTAATAAATCAACTGATTCAATTTCCAATAATCCACCTGAAATTCAAAAACCTCACTATCATGTCAATTTAAATAATGGATTAGGCTTGCTCAATATAAACCCAAAAATGAGTATTACACAAATAACAATAGATCAGAAACATTCTCATCAGCAGTTCTCATATGAACTAAATAATCAATGTGATAACATTATAAAAGAatctataaatgaaaatttaacatcTAAGTCAAATGaaagtgaaaatataaatttaccaGTTGATgactctttaaaaaaacaaacattagcTTCCTCACTACCTCAGAGTGAAACGCTTACTTCTGAAAAACCAACCAGGaatgaaaattcaaaaacagATACCTTGCAAAATAGAGATGTTGAAAatcctgtttttttaaatcatggaAAAGTTTTAGTACAACTTTTAAATGGTAATCTTTCAAACGATGACTCTTTTAGAAACACCTTTCCTGTGAAAACATTTGGAATTGATAACCTTATTTCAAACAcaaatgtttctaaaaatactcttttaaaaAGCCATAATAAACATGAGAACCAAGAGTTATCTTGCAGTGGACATACAGTTGAAGCTTTATTAGATTCCTCTACAAAGAATCGTAAGTTAGAAGAAAACTCAGTTCATTTTAACAAGGATACAACAATGGCAATAACATCTTTAAGTTCTTCTATAACAGAAAGGGTgatttacactgaaagtttacCTGGCTTGTTGCCACAAGCAACAGTATCAACAATATTAACAACATCACAcagtttatttgataataatcttgCAGAATGTGTTGATAAACAATCAAATACACTAAAACGTTGGACTAATGTTGTAAGCAATGCACAAAATAGCAATATGTTGATTGCTTCATttcctttattaaaaaaaacagtcaaatttaaaactaaaaaacaatccctaaagcaaaagaaaattaaaaatggtagCAGTGAAACTATTAGCACTAAAGCATCTAAAAATGACTCAAATGTAAGTTTAATAACTTGTACACCAAGGCTTCACCATGAACTTGctgataattcaaaaaataaaattggttcTGACACCTCAATAAATGTAACTACTAGTTCATGCATTGTTACTAGCTCAACTTGTTTATCTTCTGTAGTATCTTCTATAGATAAAACCTTGGAAAATGTAAATACTGTGCTAACCCTGAAGAATGCAAAATGTGTACCAAACCTGAAAAATTTAGTTAGTGCAACAGAAGTGTTTAATCAACCTTTATTGCGTACTATGAAAGACAGAACCATTCGCAATAAATGGTTAGAACGTGATAAAACATATATTGATGTAGCTTCCATTGACTCATCATTTGAACAACAAGCAAGTCCTGTAATATCTTTTCCTTATGTTGGTTGTCGAAAACgcaatatagatattttatctCCTACTACTCAACCATTTCAAAAACGCACCTTTTCCAAGCCTTCTTCAGAGAACAGAACTAAAGTAGCAAGTAGAGCACGTAGTTTTTCTGTTGAGTCCTTATCTAAGTCAGCTATACAGACTTATAATGATAAACAACTAAATCTTCCTTTGTTACCTGTAGTCTCTTCTTACTCCTCAAATTGTCCTTCtaatgttcaaaagttaaaacatCAACCAGATATTCCTATTGTCACCCCACTTCCgacaattttaaacatttttgcgCCAGCTCAAGTACCTGTGAGCAGTATGCAACAAGGTAACTTGTCAAACTTTTCAGCTGAAAATCATGTTACTGATGGATGTGGGCTTATAAATGAAAGTATGGAGGAAAATTCATTCAACCCAACCATGTTTATGGCTGGAAATCAACAAATGTTTACTAACTATTCAACAAGTAATCTTATAAATTCAGATCAATCCTCTTTCCCCTATGCTATAGACAATCTTATTAGTCAAAATACTACACCGATGCCAATCTGGAGTGCACCATGGATATCACAGGATTataattgtgatttttttaatcctatttTTAGTCACATGCATAACAATTTTAACAGAAGAAATACAACAGAATGTAGTCCTATTAAAAGCATTATCAGTATCCTACAATCAACATCCAATCAACCAAACCAAAATATTCAGTTTAATCAAATTTCAGCTCCTGATTTCCCTCACACACAAAATTCTATGATGCAAAATTACACTTTGCCTGACAGCTTAACGGATGaacaagttaatttttcaaacaattttaacacACATAGTAGACATACTGAAGCCCAAAGTCAAAATGGTAACAACCTCCAACTTGAAAGCATGCAAAATAGTTGTGAATTAAgaaataatagaataaataatagtttagcAACAAATGAAAATTCTCAGTTGAATTCAGACCTATATAATACACCTCCAGTATTTCCTTTTAGTCAATGGCAAGACTTCCAGACTAAGAATAAAATCCAATAA